The Candidatus Phaeomarinobacter ectocarpi genome includes a region encoding these proteins:
- a CDS encoding FAD-dependent oxidoreductase: MTQTTPAPTHELSSTQHSIIVLGSGIAGLASALALSRDGHTITVLDRDAPPPATSADEAFTQWNRKGVGHVRHSHAFLAVLYQLLRDSYPDLLQRLLDAGCRELTFEDGLPATLRNTYQPSPEDQDLTILTSRRTTLEFVIRGYVADLPNVTLETGVRVRDLVVDTKTRPPAVTGVMAETDTSPLSARHADIVIDATGRTSQVPSWLAKEGIVPTEETEPCGILYFTRHYRLKPGCEEPSRGIVPGAGDLGYLKYGVFPADNGCFSITLAVPEIETGLRMAMVDPAKFDAACMSLPGIADWVSPDRSDPASKVLGMGKLASRWRSFIATENEGKQCALVTNFFAIGDAAIRTNPLYGRGCSCAFVEAHALAETLQANGDPQQRAIIYADRLEQAIRPYYDSMVKQDKSAMLQAERGVSGAKTASLKGRLMASFAEDAITPAVRGSTPLLREAMKGFHMLEPPMDWLQRPANILRILWMWVRPKATKKHLYPPKLGPERDEMHLRLDAKPATA; encoded by the coding sequence GTGACACAGACCACCCCCGCTCCCACGCATGAGCTGTCATCCACACAGCATTCCATCATCGTCCTGGGTTCAGGCATCGCCGGCCTTGCCTCTGCGCTGGCGTTAAGCCGGGACGGCCACACCATCACGGTGCTAGATCGTGACGCGCCCCCGCCTGCCACATCTGCAGACGAAGCCTTCACCCAATGGAACCGAAAAGGCGTCGGCCATGTGCGCCACAGCCATGCGTTCCTTGCAGTCCTCTATCAGCTGCTGCGCGACAGTTACCCGGATTTGCTGCAGCGCCTGCTTGATGCCGGGTGTCGCGAACTGACATTTGAAGATGGTCTGCCGGCGACGCTGCGCAATACCTACCAGCCATCACCGGAGGATCAGGACCTGACGATCCTCACCTCCCGCCGCACAACGCTGGAGTTTGTCATTCGCGGCTATGTCGCAGACCTTCCCAATGTGACGTTGGAAACAGGCGTCCGCGTGCGCGACCTTGTCGTCGATACAAAAACCAGGCCTCCGGCAGTCACCGGGGTAATGGCCGAAACAGATACATCACCTCTAAGCGCCCGCCACGCCGACATAGTGATAGATGCAACCGGCCGAACGTCACAGGTACCGTCCTGGCTGGCAAAGGAAGGCATCGTTCCAACGGAAGAGACCGAGCCATGCGGCATTCTCTACTTCACCCGGCACTACCGGCTGAAACCCGGATGCGAAGAGCCCTCCCGTGGCATCGTTCCTGGCGCCGGTGATCTGGGATATCTGAAATACGGTGTCTTTCCTGCGGACAATGGCTGCTTTTCCATCACCCTCGCCGTCCCTGAGATTGAAACCGGCCTGCGGATGGCCATGGTGGATCCCGCAAAGTTCGACGCGGCCTGTATGTCCCTGCCCGGCATCGCCGACTGGGTGTCACCAGACCGATCCGATCCGGCAAGCAAAGTGCTTGGCATGGGCAAACTTGCCAGTCGCTGGCGATCTTTCATCGCCACGGAGAATGAGGGCAAGCAATGCGCGCTGGTGACCAACTTCTTTGCTATTGGCGACGCTGCCATTCGCACAAACCCGCTGTATGGCCGCGGCTGCTCCTGCGCCTTCGTAGAAGCCCATGCGCTTGCAGAAACCCTGCAGGCCAACGGTGATCCCCAACAACGCGCGATCATCTATGCCGACAGGCTGGAGCAGGCCATCCGCCCTTATTACGACAGCATGGTGAAGCAGGACAAAAGCGCCATGCTTCAGGCCGAACGGGGCGTTAGCGGCGCAAAGACCGCGAGCCTGAAAGGCCGCTTGATGGCCAGCTTTGCTGAAGATGCCATCACGCCCGCCGTGCGCGGCAGCACGCCATTGCTGCGGGAAGCCATGAAAGGCTTTCACATGCTGGAGCCACCCATGGACTGGCTGCAACGTCCGGCAAACATTCTGCGGATCCTGTGGATGTGGGTGCGCCCCAAGGCCACAAAAAAACACCTCTATCCGCCAAAGCTCGGGCCCGAGCGCGATGAAATGCACCTGCGTCTCGACGCAAAGCCCGCCACCGCTTAG